The Candidatus Thiothrix anitrata genome includes the window TGGGCTGGGTTGGTATACATTGGCATTGGTGCATCTGGTGTTACATGCTGTGTGGCGGGCTTACCAGTTTTTGCACTCCCCCTCATTTGCCTTGCATACCCAGTGGCAGGCTGCCCCGCGAGCACCGGCATGGTTACGCAAACAACGCTGGCTGCATAATGCTGCCTTGCAACGTTTCTGGTTAGACCCGATGGCGGATTGGTTACTGGTGAAGCCAACACTGGCGTTATCACAGGAAACCCAAGTGTTTGACGGGCAGATTCTGGACAAGCTCAGCGGCACACCGGGGCATTGCTGCGGGATTTCAACCCTTGCGGATATGCAGGCCATGCAGCAAGGGCAAAAACGCTTGGAAAACGCTATCGGTACAGGTTCCGGGTTGCTGGGCAAGCTGATGCAGTGGGTGGCAGAAAAACTGGAGTGGTTTGAGCAGCGCCTGTTACTACAACGCGGGGCTGGTCAGGCGCAAGCCTTACTGGCTGCGTTAAGTCGTTATCAGGACAGGATTGAAGGTTTGCTCAGCCAGCCGCGCTATCTGGTGCTGTTGGTAGTGGTGACGCTGGTCGTGATTTTTTAGGAGTGGGACATGACATTTACTGAAATCCCTAGCCAAACCCCATTATTGGGGATGCTGCAATTGCTACCGCTCATTACCGGGCTAATTCTGGTCAAGGTACGTGGGGAAGCGGCGGTTACTTTGGGAAGTATTGGCGCACTGGCACAAATGCTGTTGGCGGTGATGCTGTATATCCGTTTTGATACCCAGCAGCCTGCCGGGGTCATGCAGTTTGCCGAGAGCTTTCCAATCGTTGGGGCATTTCACTACCACGCCGCCGTCGATGGGATTGGTGTGCTATTTGTGTTGCTGACCAGTTTGATTAGCTTGCTCAGCATTGTATTTATTCTGGTACGTCGCCTGCATGAAAGCTCGATTTTGGCAGTGATGATGGTGATTCAGGCAATTATTACTAGCCAGTTTGTGACCGTGGATTTGTTGTGGTTCACACTAATGTCGGCATTGGAAGTCTTGCTGATTGCTTATATCACCAAACGCTGGCCGACATTCCACGATATTCAGCCAACACTGGCGCGTTACCTGCAATTCATGGCGGTGGGAATTGCCTTGCTGGTATTTGGCACTTTGGTATTGGGCTGGAATTATGCTGATGCCAATGACGGACGCTGGAGTTTCAGCCTGTACGAATTGGCGCAACTGGGCTTTGAGCCGGGCAGTGTGGTGGCGACGCTGGTATTTTTCGCGCTGTTTTACGGGTTGGGAGTGCGAATTCCGTTATTCCCGCTGCATGGTTGGCTGCCGAGTTTCATGCACCACGGCAATGTGGCAGTCGCCCCGATTTATTTGCTGGGTTTGAAAGTGGGCATTTACGGTTTGCTACGCTTTGTAATGCCGATCGTGCCTCACGCGGTGTGGGAATGGCATACGATTGCGGTGATTTTTGCCAGCACCGGGGTATTCTATGCCGCGTTTCTGGCAATGCGTGAGCGTAATTTGCGGCGTTTACTGGCGTTTGCCGTGGTCAGTCATACCGGGATTTTGACGATTGGCTTGTTTAGCCTGCACCACATGGCATTTCAGGGGGCAATCCTGCTGGCGTTGAATTTTGGTCTGGCGATTTCAGGGCTAATCCTGATGACTGGGATGGTGTGGCAACGCACCCGCACAACCAATCTTGATAAACTGGGTGGCTTGTTTGATTACATTCCGGTGGTAGGTTTGGCGTTTTTGGTGGCAGGTTTGGCCGTGGTGGGGATGCCGGGAACACCGGGCTTTGATGCTGTGCATTTTGTGTTGGAAGGGTCGATCAAGCGTTTCGGGGCATTGGTAACAGTGGCAGCAGCCTTGGGTAACTTGGTGGCGGCTGGGTTTTTATTGCGTTCGTTTCAGCGGGCGTTTTTGGCACAATCGGGGGGCAATACCAGTCGTTGGGATACCAGCCCCGTACATCCTGAGGAAACCCTGATGGCGGGTATTGTGATTACGGTGACGGTGGTCGCCGGTTTCTATTCCGCACCTTGGTTGGAGTTGATTGAACAACCTGTCAACGGTTTAAGCAGTTTATTTGCGGCAATGAGTGGCGATGCGCCCGCAGGAGGTCACTGATGGCAATTTTAACCAGTGTGGAATTTCCCTTGCTAAGCTTGTTGTTGCTGCTGTTGCCCTTAGGGGCAGTCTTGACCGCCGTGTTTCCGGGGCGTGAAGCGCGTTGGGCAGCACTGACGACTGCGGTACTGGCGTTACTGGTAACGCTGGTGATTGTCGGGCAGTTCGATACCCAACAGGTCGGCTTCCAATTGGTGGAAAAGACCCCTTGGATGGCAGACTTGGGTATCCATTACCTGCTGGGGGTGGATGGCTTGTCGATCCTGTTCCTGCCGTTTACCGCACTGCTGTTCATCGCGGTGATCTTGGCGTCGTGGAATGCGATCCGCACCTTGCCGCGTTTGTATTTCGCGCTATTGCTGGTGTTGGAATGCACCATCATGGGCATTTTTACCGCACTGGATA containing:
- a CDS encoding complex I subunit 4 family protein, which encodes MTFTEIPSQTPLLGMLQLLPLITGLILVKVRGEAAVTLGSIGALAQMLLAVMLYIRFDTQQPAGVMQFAESFPIVGAFHYHAAVDGIGVLFVLLTSLISLLSIVFILVRRLHESSILAVMMVIQAIITSQFVTVDLLWFTLMSALEVLLIAYITKRWPTFHDIQPTLARYLQFMAVGIALLVFGTLVLGWNYADANDGRWSFSLYELAQLGFEPGSVVATLVFFALFYGLGVRIPLFPLHGWLPSFMHHGNVAVAPIYLLGLKVGIYGLLRFVMPIVPHAVWEWHTIAVIFASTGVFYAAFLAMRERNLRRLLAFAVVSHTGILTIGLFSLHHMAFQGAILLALNFGLAISGLILMTGMVWQRTRTTNLDKLGGLFDYIPVVGLAFLVAGLAVVGMPGTPGFDAVHFVLEGSIKRFGALVTVAAALGNLVAAGFLLRSFQRAFLAQSGGNTSRWDTSPVHPEETLMAGIVITVTVVAGFYSAPWLELIEQPVNGLSSLFAAMSGDAPAGGH